A window of Nonomuraea angiospora genomic DNA:
CATCGCCGATCGCCTCGCGCCGATCATCAGCGCCAGGCTCTGAGGGCCGGCTCCCGCCCGGCGAGCAGGCGGGCGAGGCGCGCCGGTCCCGGCGGCGAACTGGATCCGGGCGCCCGGCCGGCGATCGGGGACGCTCAGGCGGTGGCGGGATCGTCGTCGAAGCTGGCGTAGTAGGCGGCGGCCATGTCCTCGTCGCCGTGGCCCTGGGCGGCGGCACGCTCGAAGCGCGCGGCGCCGGCGGCGGCGACGTCGAGGCGGACGCCGTGCTGCTCCCCCGCCTCGACGATCAGGCGGGCGTCCTTGGCGGCGGTGGTGACCGCGAAGCTGGGCGGCGTGAGGCGGTCCTCCAGCACCAGGCCGGTCTTGGCGCGCAGGTAGCCCATGTCCAGGGGGCCGCCCTCGATGGCGTCGAAGAAGCTCCGCGGGTCCACGCCCAGCGCCTTGGCCAGGGCCAGGACCTCGCCGCCCGCAGTGGTGGCGGCGAGGACCCAGCTGTTGGCCACGAGCTTGAGCCGGGTGGCGCCGGCGGCGGCGCCGTCCTCGCCGGTCCACACGGTGCGGGAGCCGACGGCGTCGAACACCGGGGTCACGCTCCGCCGGCTCTCGCCGGGTCCCGCCGCCAGGACGAGCAGTTGCCCGCCCTCCGCGGGCTGGCGGGTGCCGAGCACGGGCGCGTCGTAGAAGACCAGCCCGTGCTCGCGGGCGAAGGCGGCCAGCTCGCCGATCGCGTCGAGGCCCGCGGTGGTCGACTGCACCCAGGCGGTGCCGGGGCGCAGGGCGGGCGCGGCCTGCCGCATCACCTCCAGCACGGCGGCGCCGTCGTAGAGCATGGTGAGGACGACGTCGGCGTCGCGCACGGCGTCGGCGGGGGTGCCGGCGACGTGCACCCCCTCGGCGGCCAGCGGTTCGGCCTTGTCCCTGGAGCGGTTCCAGGCGCGCACGGCGTGCCCGGCGCGGGCGAGGTTGCGGGCCATCGCGGCACCCATGATCCCGGTGCCCAGAACGCTCACGGTGAGGTGGTCGGTCATGACGTCGCCTTTCGCTCTTGTCGTGCTCCGGCTGGTCATCGCCGTCCCCATGGTAGGCGCCTGCCGGGAGGTCAGGATTCGCGGAGGTCGCGCAGCGCGGCCACCAGCCGGTCGACGTCCGCCGCGGACGTGAACAGGGCGGGCGTGACGCGGACGGCGCCACCGCCCGACATGCCCGTCCGGGCGACGGTGAAGATCCGGTGCTCGCGCAT
This region includes:
- a CDS encoding NAD(P)-dependent oxidoreductase produces the protein MTDHLTVSVLGTGIMGAAMARNLARAGHAVRAWNRSRDKAEPLAAEGVHVAGTPADAVRDADVVLTMLYDGAAVLEVMRQAAPALRPGTAWVQSTTAGLDAIGELAAFAREHGLVFYDAPVLGTRQPAEGGQLLVLAAGPGESRRSVTPVFDAVGSRTVWTGEDGAAAGATRLKLVANSWVLAATTAGGEVLALAKALGVDPRSFFDAIEGGPLDMGYLRAKTGLVLEDRLTPPSFAVTTAAKDARLIVEAGEQHGVRLDVAAAGAARFERAAAQGHGDEDMAAAYYASFDDDPATA